In Nitrospirota bacterium, the DNA window TCCCCGGCAACTGAGGGATCAAAGTTAACCCACCAGACCTCACCTCTTTTCATTCGCTATGTCCTTAAAAGTTGTTTCTGCCCAATCCAGGGCTTCTGCTTCTCTCTTCTTGTCTTTTGACATTTGGGAGTATGCTAATTCCAAATTTGGCCGGACTACGTGCGGGCGAACTAAATCCTCTATAAATTTGCTGATCTTGCGGGGGCCGATGGTCTTACGAAGACCTTCATAAACTTCCTCGTCTATAGTTATGGTCAACTTTTTTTGCATTAAAATCCTCC includes these proteins:
- a CDS encoding addiction module antitoxin translates to MQKKLTITIDEEVYEGLRKTIGPRKISKFIEDLVRPHVVRPNLELAYSQMSKDKKREAEALDWAETTFKDIANEKR